In the genome of Flavobacterium panacagri, one region contains:
- a CDS encoding polysaccharide deacetylase family protein, whose amino-acid sequence MKIPSFQIKVLLFILILLLQCSFHAVYSQNNSVKSKTISFKIKLKSESKVEIKASPLKFNKHFAYSFTLDDGYRSAYLTAFPLLNGGKISNPDKNEWKVDQGGDGTTSKGLFYSDGFGNNIPFKLALAINGGSLRDLPENRGHLSWSEIKEMYNAGWDILNHSFHHATKHGTNYKTEVTENTTSIKQNLDFTMSHFVVPGGEGDEKYYLEYEKEALNNGHFSVASYYGTGPVYKVNSKVNLDEMISARTFVLSSKDTTSFATMDRYLKTIDSIVKQPEPVWFNDFTHGTGNGNLWNLSMRFPDFKYYMTTLADKYGTKGNDSIWMAPWQEVYEYIWLRDRIKIEYKQNKKEVEVTIILPEIPETFRHKDISLNIETSSKFEIESARDLKIKEDGRTNHKQILIQL is encoded by the coding sequence ATGAAAATACCAAGTTTCCAGATCAAAGTACTTTTATTCATTTTGATTCTTTTACTTCAATGTTCTTTCCATGCTGTTTATTCGCAAAATAATTCAGTTAAATCGAAAACTATTTCCTTTAAAATAAAACTAAAATCAGAAAGCAAAGTAGAAATAAAAGCTTCACCATTAAAATTCAACAAACATTTTGCTTACAGTTTTACACTTGATGATGGATATCGTTCAGCTTATTTAACGGCTTTCCCGTTATTGAATGGAGGAAAAATCAGTAATCCGGATAAAAACGAATGGAAAGTCGATCAGGGCGGAGATGGAACAACTTCAAAAGGACTTTTTTATTCAGACGGATTCGGAAATAATATTCCGTTTAAACTGGCTTTGGCAATCAATGGTGGATCACTTCGTGATTTACCAGAAAACCGAGGACATCTTTCATGGTCAGAAATCAAAGAAATGTACAATGCAGGATGGGATATTTTAAATCATAGTTTTCATCATGCTACTAAACACGGAACAAATTATAAAACAGAAGTAACAGAAAATACAACTTCAATTAAACAAAATCTAGATTTTACAATGTCTCATTTTGTAGTTCCGGGCGGAGAAGGAGATGAGAAGTATTATTTAGAATATGAAAAAGAAGCTCTTAATAATGGACATTTTTCTGTTGCATCTTATTATGGTACTGGCCCGGTTTATAAAGTGAATTCGAAAGTAAATTTGGATGAAATGATTTCAGCCAGAACTTTTGTATTGAGTTCAAAAGATACAACCAGTTTTGCAACAATGGATCGTTATTTAAAAACAATAGATTCGATTGTAAAACAGCCAGAACCAGTTTGGTTTAACGATTTTACCCACGGAACAGGAAATGGAAATCTTTGGAATTTAAGCATGCGTTTTCCAGATTTCAAATATTATATGACAACATTAGCAGATAAATATGGTACAAAAGGAAACGATTCCATCTGGATGGCGCCGTGGCAGGAAGTTTACGAATACATTTGGTTAAGAGACCGAATCAAAATTGAATACAAACAAAACAAAAAAGAAGTAGAAGTAACAATCATTCTTCCAGAAATTCCAGAAACGTTTCGCCACAAAGACATTTCATTAAATATAGAAACGTCATCCAAATTTGAAATCGAATCAGCCAGAGATTTGAAAATAAAAGAAGATGGAAGAACGAATCATAAACAAATTCTAATACAATTGTAG
- a CDS encoding LLM class flavin-dependent oxidoreductase — MKKTISVSLLELAIITQDSNATETFKKTKDIAQLADQLGYKRFWLAEHHNMAHVASTATVVLIGYIAGQTQNIRVGSGGIMLPNHSPLVVAEQFGTLETLYPNRIDLGLGRAPGTDQPTAEAIRKDFFEQAQRFPQNVSKLQEYFSSENATGKVRAFPAEGLKVPIWILGSSMDSAALAAAYGLPYAFAGHFAPKLMIQAFEFYRENFQPSEFLDKPKTMSCVNVIAADTNEDAELLSTSLYQMFLNLIRNDRKGLQPPVPSLDDIMNEAERFHVNQMTAGTFTGNKEQLIIDLKKFIDYAKIDELMVTSPIFDHQAKLKSIQITKEVIDSLNESIHI; from the coding sequence ATGAAAAAAACAATTTCAGTCTCATTATTAGAGCTCGCTATCATCACTCAGGACAGCAACGCCACAGAAACATTTAAGAAAACAAAAGACATAGCGCAATTAGCAGATCAATTAGGATACAAGCGATTTTGGCTGGCAGAACATCATAATATGGCACATGTTGCCAGTACAGCAACAGTAGTTTTAATTGGTTATATAGCAGGTCAGACACAAAATATAAGAGTTGGTTCAGGAGGAATTATGCTTCCGAATCATTCTCCTTTAGTAGTTGCAGAACAATTTGGAACACTTGAAACGCTTTACCCAAACCGAATCGATTTAGGTTTAGGAAGAGCACCAGGAACAGATCAGCCAACGGCAGAAGCCATTAGAAAAGACTTTTTTGAGCAGGCACAGCGTTTTCCGCAAAACGTAAGCAAACTTCAGGAGTATTTTTCAAGCGAAAATGCCACAGGAAAAGTCCGTGCTTTTCCAGCCGAAGGTTTAAAAGTGCCAATCTGGATTTTAGGATCAAGTATGGACAGTGCGGCCTTGGCGGCAGCTTATGGTTTGCCTTATGCTTTTGCTGGACATTTTGCACCAAAGCTGATGATTCAAGCATTTGAGTTTTATCGCGAAAATTTCCAGCCTTCAGAGTTTTTAGATAAACCTAAAACAATGTCATGCGTAAACGTAATCGCAGCTGATACTAATGAAGATGCGGAGTTATTGTCTACAAGTTTGTATCAAATGTTTCTAAACTTAATTAGAAACGATCGTAAAGGTTTACAGCCACCCGTTCCGTCATTAGATGATATTATGAACGAAGCAGAACGTTTTCACGTTAATCAAATGACAGCTGGAACTTTTACTGGAAACAAAGAACAACTAATAATTGATCTGAAGAAATTCATCGACTATGCCAAAATCGACGAACTAATGGTAACAAGTCCAATCTTCGATCATCAGGCAAAACTAAAAAGCATCCAAATCACAAAAGAAGTGATCGATAGTCTAAACGAAAGCATACATATATAA